AGAGCTGCTGGCCCCCACCCAAGCTCCTGATCCTCAGCTTTCCCCACAACCCGACAACCCAGGTCGTGGACCTGCAGTTCTTTCACCGGGTGGTGGAGTTCGCGAAAGCCCATCGCCTGATAATTATCCACGACCTCGCCTATGCCGACCTCACCTTCGACGGGTACCAGGCGCCGAGCTTTCTGCAGGTTCCAGGGGCACGGGATGTCGGAGTGGAATTCTTCAGCCTCTCCAAGAGTTACAACATGCCTGGGTGGCGTGTTGGATTCGCCGTCGGGAACCGCCAAATCATCGCGGCCTTGGCCCAGATCAAGAGCTATCTCGATTACGGCCACTTCCAGCCGATCCAGATTGCCTCCATCATTGCGCTGAACGGCCCGCAGGATTGTGTTCGGGAGATTGTCGCAACGTACAAGGCCCGCCGCGATGTCCTCGTGGACGGGCTGAACCGGCTCGGCTGGCCGTGCGACAAACCCCTAGGGACAATGTTTGTCTGGGCCAAGATCCCCGAGGCCTATCGGCCCATGGGGTCCTTGGAGTTCTCGAAGTTTCTCCTGGATAAGGCCAAGGTGGCGGTCTCTCCCGGGATCGGATTCGGCGATCTGGGGGACGAGTATGTTCGCTTTGCCCTCGTGGAGAACCAACACCGGACTCGCCAGGCCCTTCAGGGGATCAAGCGGGCCCTCTAAAAGGGGGAAAACGTCATTGTCTCTTGTCAGACAAGAGGGCGTTGGGTATAGTGAGGTCATGAGCGAGCAGCCAGACAAGTTCCGAGACGAGTGCGGAGTCTTCGGTATCTATGGGCACCCAGAGGCAGCTAATCTGACCTATCTGGGTCTGTACGCCTTGCAGCATCGGGGTCAAGAGTCGGCGGGGATCGCCTGTGCCGACGGCAAGGCAATCCACGTCGAGAAGGCGATGGGCCTCGTGGCCGATGTCTTTAGTGAGGCGCGCCTCCGGAGGCTCCCGGGTCATAGCGCCATTGGCCATGTGCGATATTCCACCACCGGCTCGAGTCAACTCAAGAATGCGCAGCCGTTTCTCGCAGGCACGCGTCGAGGCCCGCTGTCCTTGGCGCACAATGGCAACCTGGTCAACGCCGCACGGGTCCGGGCGGAACTCGAGGCGCAAGGGTCCGTCTTTAGTTCCACATCCGACACCGAGGTGATCCTCCATCTCGTCGCCCGATCCCAGGCGGGGAGCTTGGTCGATGCGGCCGCCGAGGCGTTAGCCCAGCTTCAGGGGGCGTACTCTTTGGTCCTGATGAACGAGACGCAGCTTCTCGGAATTCGTGACCCTC
The window above is part of the Candidatus Methylomirabilota bacterium genome. Proteins encoded here:
- the alaC gene encoding alanine transaminase, translated to MNEFGRMKRLPPYIFSIVNELKAKARAQGEDIIDFGMGNPDQPTPQHIVDKLCEAARNPKNHRYSVSRGITKLRGAIADWYRRRYGVEIDPETEAIVTIGAKEGISHLALAIVERGDVALVPSPTYPIHAYSIIIAAGDVRNVPLGPGIDFFEKLQEAYKSCWPPPKLLILSFPHNPTTQVVDLQFFHRVVEFAKAHRLIIIHDLAYADLTFDGYQAPSFLQVPGARDVGVEFFSLSKSYNMPGWRVGFAVGNRQIIAALAQIKSYLDYGHFQPIQIASIIALNGPQDCVREIVATYKARRDVLVDGLNRLGWPCDKPLGTMFVWAKIPEAYRPMGSLEFSKFLLDKAKVAVSPGIGFGDLGDEYVRFALVENQHRTRQALQGIKRAL